In Mastomys coucha isolate ucsf_1 unplaced genomic scaffold, UCSF_Mcou_1 pScaffold5, whole genome shotgun sequence, one genomic interval encodes:
- the Mgat4b gene encoding alpha-1,3-mannosyl-glycoprotein 4-beta-N-acetylglucosaminyltransferase B: protein MRLRNGTFLTLLLFCLCAFLSLSWYAALSGQKGDVVDIYQREFLALRDRLHAAEQESLKRSKELNLVLEEIKRAVSERQALRDGEGNRTWGRLTEDSPLKPWNVSHRHVLHLPTVFHHLPHLLAKESSLQPAVRVGQGRTGVSVVMGIPSVRREVHSYLTDTLHSLISELSPQEKEDSVIVVLIAETDPQYTSAVTENIKALFPTEIHSGLLEVISPSPHFYPDFSRLRESFGDPKERVRWRTKQNLDYCFLMMYAQSKGIYYVQLEDDIVAKPNYLSTMKNFALQQPSEDWMILEFSQLGFIGKMFKSLDLSLIVEFILMFYRDKPIDWLLDHILWVKVCNPEKDAKHCDRQKANLRIRFKPSLFQHVGTHSSLAGKIQKLKDKDFGKHALRKEHVNPPAEVSTSLKTYQHFTLEKAYLREDFFWAFTPAAGDFIRFRFFQPLRLERFFFRSGNIEHPEDKLFNTSVEVLPFDNPQSEKEALQEGRSATLRYPRSPDGYLQIGSFYKGVAEGEVDPAFGPLEALRLSIQTDSPVWVILSEIFLKKAD, encoded by the exons ATGAGGCTCCGCAATGGCACCTTCCTGACGCTGCTGCTCTTCTGCTTGTGCGCCTTCCTCTCGCTCTCCTGGTACGCAGCGCTCAGCGGCCAGAAAG GTGACGTGGTGGACATTTACCAGCGCGAGTTCCTGGCTCTGCGAGACCGTTTGCACGCGGCTGAGCAAGAGAGCCTGAAGCGCTCCAAGGAGCTAAACCTGGTGCTGGAAGAAATCAAGAGGGCAGTGTCCGAGAGGCAAGCGCTGAGGGACGGAGAAGGCAATCGCACTTGGGGCCGCCTAACAG AGGATTCGCCACTGAAGCCGTGGAACGTCTCGCACAGGCACGTACTTCATCTGCCCACGGTCTTCCACCATCTGCCGCACCTGCTGGCTAAGGAGAGCAGTCTGCAGCCCGCAGTGCGAGTGGGCCAGGGCCGCACCGGAG TGTCCGTGGTGATGGGCATTCCGAGCGTGCGGCGCGAGGTGCACTCGTACTTGACTGACACATTGCACTCGCTCATCTCGGAGCTGAGCCCGCAGGAGAAGGAAGACTCAGTCATCGTGGTGCTGATCGCCGAG ACTGACCCACAGTACACTTCGGCAGTGACAGAGAACATCAAGGCCTT GTTCCCCACAGAGATCCATTCTGGGCTTCTGGAAgtcatctccccttcccctcacTTCTACCCTGACTTCTCCCGCCTTCGAGAGTCTTTTGGGGACCCCAAGGAGAGAGTCAG GTGGAGGACCAAACAGAACCTCGATTACTGCTTCCTCATGATGTATGCACAGTCCAAAGGCATCTACTATGTGCAG CTGGAGGATGACATTGTAGCCAAGCCCAACTACTTGAGCACTATGAAGAACTTTGCTCTCCAGCAGCCCTCTGAAGACTGGATGATCCTGGAGTTCTCGCAGTTGGGCTTCATTG GGAAGATGTTCAAGTCACTGGATCTGAGCCTGATTGTGGAATTCATTCTTATGTTCTACCGAGACAAGCCCATCGACTGGCTCCTGGACCACATCTTGTGGGTGAAAGTCTGCAACCCTGAGAAGGATGCG AAACATTGTGACCGGCAGAAGGCCAACCTTCGGATCCGCTTCAAGCCGTCCCTCTTCCAGCACGTGGGCACTCACTCGTCATTGGCGGGCAAAATCCAGAAACTGAAG GATAAAGACTTTGGAAAACATGCTCTACGGAAGGAGCATGTGAACCCGCCGGCGGAGGTGAGCACAAGCCTCAAGACGTACCAGCATTTCACCCTGGAGAAGGCCTACTTGCGAGAGGATTTCTTCTGGGCCTTCACCCCTGCCGCGGGAGACTTTATCCGGTTCCGCTTTTTCCAGCCACTGCGCCTTGAGCG GTTCTTCTTCCGAAGCGGGAACATTGAGCACCCAGAGGATAAGCTCTTCAACACTTCTGTGGAGGTGCTGCCCTTTGAC AATCCCCAGTCAGAGAAGGAGGCCCTTCAGGAAGGCCGCTCAGCCACTCTCCGGTACCCTCGGAGCCCCGATGGCTACCTCCAGATTG GCTCCTTCTACAAGGGTGTAGCTGAAGGAGAAGTGGATCCTGCCTTTGGCCCCCTGGAAGCACTACGTCTCTCCATTCAGACTGACTCCCCGGTGTGGgtcattttgagtgag ATCTTTCTGAAAAAGGCCGATTAG